The following proteins are encoded in a genomic region of Pyrus communis chromosome 11, drPyrComm1.1, whole genome shotgun sequence:
- the LOC137749416 gene encoding transcription factor MYB26-like yields MGHHSCCNKQKVKRGLWSPEEDEKLINYITTNSHGCWSSVPKLAGLQRCGKSCRLRWINYLRPDLKRGSFSPQEAALIIELHSILGNRWAQIAKHLPGRTDNEVKNFWNSSIKKKLISHEVIPAFASFSNDHIHNPSGHGSEEGFFTLNTNPNLCSQPQDQLYLPIVPSPVPSLGLNYHGDFNNILKLDQTNYASNFVDHFLPPFQLPSNNASSYESSSWSSGYQPQHQFDPNIQQVQNFSINEAAAAQYNNIGNELMVPISMASSEPVAYENPFILPTVPKFCEIIDGNVCRMPILYPSDLQELDSLAKLSCFTSGHGSHPQDLQFPSNQLECIDAIMSLVPSSSSSSSPSSASPSLLPLSSSQFDANFNAH; encoded by the exons atgggacaTCACTCATGTTGCAACAAACAGAAAGTGAAGAGGGGGCTATGGTCTCCGGAGGAAGATGAAAAACTCATCAACTACATCACAACAAATAGCCATGGCTGCTGGAGCTCAGTTCCTAAACTTgcag GCCTTCAGAGATGTGGAAAGAGTTGTAGACTGAGATGGATAAATTATCTGAGACCTGACTTAAAACGTGGGAGCTTCTCTCCCCAAGAAGCTGCACTCATTATTGAACTCCATAGCATTCTAGGCAACAG ATGGGCTCAGATAGCCAAGCACCTGCCAGGAAGAACAGATAATGAAGTGAAGAACTTTTGGAACTCGAGCATAAAAAAGAAGCTCATCTCGCATGAAGTTATTCCTGCATTTGCCTCCTTTTCTAATGATCATATTCACAACCCTAGTGGTCATGGCTCTGAGGAAGGTTTCTTCACTCTCAatacaaaccctaatttgtgTTCTCAACCACAAGATCAGCTATACCTCCCCATTGTTCCATCACCAGTGCCATCACTAGGTCTCAATTATCATGGTGATTTTAATAACATTCTCAAGTTAGACCAGACCAATTACGCTTCCAATTTCGTCGATCATTTTTTGCCTCCCTTCCAATTACCATCGAATAATGCATCCTCATATGAGTCCTCATCATGGTCCTCAGGCTATCAACCCCAACACCAATTTGATCCAAATATTCAGCAAGTTCAAAATTTCAGCATCAATGAAGCTGCAGCTGCTCAATATAATAATATTGGTAATGAGCTCATGGTTCCAATTAGTATGGCATCGTCAGAACCAGTCGCTTATGAAAACCCTTTCATTTTACCCACCGTGCCTAAATTTTGTGAGATCATTGATGGTAATGTTTGTAGAATGCCAATATTATACCCATCTGATCTACAAGAACTTGATTCACTTGCCAAATTATCATGCTTTACATCTGGTCATGGATCTCACCCTCAAGATCTTCAATTTCCATCCAATCAATTAGAGTGCATTGATGCCATCATGTCATTGGTGCCATCGtcttcatcatcgtcatcaCCTTCATCGGCATCTCCATCCTTGTTACCATTATCAAGCAGCCAATTCGACGCAAACTTTAACGCTCATTGA
- the LOC137709019 gene encoding DEAD-box ATP-dependent RNA helicase 20-like, protein MQIRSDRQTLYRTATWPKEVEQLARQFLYNPYKVIIGSPDLKANHSIRQIVDIITENQKYNKLVTLLEDIIDDSRILIFMDTKKGCDQITRQLRMDGWPALSIHGDKSQAERDWVLSKFKAGKSPIMTATDVAARGLDVKDVKFVINYDFPGSLEDYVHSIGRTGRAGAKGTAHTFFTAANAIFAKEIIALLEEAGQKVSPELAAMGRGAPPPPSGHGGFRDRGRGYGGGRPWN, encoded by the exons ATGCAGATTCGCTCAGACCGTCAAACATTATACCGGACTGCTACCTGGCCAAAGGAGGTTGAACAACTGGCTAGGCAGTTCCTTTACAATCCATACAAA GTGATAATAGGTTCTCCAGATTTGAAAGCTAACCATTCGATCCGCCAAATTGTTGACATCATTACTGAAAATCAGAAATATAACAA ATTGGTAACGTTGCTCGAGGATATTATAGATGACAGCAGAATACTGATATTCATGGATACTAAGAAAGGATGTGATCAGATCACTCGGCAGCTCCGCATGGATGGATGGCCTGCTCTTTCGATTCATGGTGACAAAAGTCAAGCAGAAAGAGATTGGGTCCTCTCTAAGTTTAAAGCTGGCAAGAGCCCCATAATGACTGCAACTGATGTTGCTGCTCGTGGTCTAG ATGTTAAGGATGTGAAATTTGTTATAAACTATGATTTTCCTGGATCCCTCGAGGATTATGTTCACAGCATTGGCCGAACTGGAAGAGCTGGGGCAAAAGGAACTGCACACACGTTCTTTACAGCTGCTAATGCTATATTTGCGAAGGAAATTATTGCCTTGCTTGAGGAAGCTGGACAGAAGGTCAGTCCTGAGTTGGCAGCAATGGGCCGTGGTGCACCACCTCCCCCTTCAG GTCACGGGGGTTTTCGAGATCGTGGTAGGGGTTATGGAGGCGGTCGTCCTTGGAACTGA